GGATTTTGCTAGCGACCGTGTGGATTCGTAACTTTTTCGGGATTGGACCCATATGTATTTTGAGGGCAGTTCTAGGTGAACCATCAAATCTTCGGTTTGTTTCCATTCTTGTAATTTCTCTTTTCCCTTCTTTGTGATTCCATATAACGCATAACCATCCGACAAACGTTCGATTTGATAAGACATTCCCATTTTTTTTCCAATCCAAAAGTAAAACTGGATTCCGAAGGATAAATACCCCACAAGAAGGATCACAACTCCCATTTTTATATTGCTCATCTCTTTGTTCGTAAGATTGGCAAGTAAAATGAGAAGTCCCAAATGTCCAACGGCAAGTAAACAAAACGAAAAAAACCAATTCGCATTCGAAATGGAATGTTCCCATTGGATTGGGAAAAGCGAATTTGGACGGAGAAATTCTAAGTTAGGTGATGTATTCGAATCCAATGCCTTTGGTGGATCTAAGGGGATGGGTAGCCCAGAAAATGAGTCACCTAACTCATCTTCAATGGGGAGTGGCATAAATCGGAAGAATTTTTTTAGTTCCCGGTTTAAATCTAGGTAACGGCTAAACTCTTTTGATTTGTCCGTGTATTTTCTAACTGTAATGGTCGAAACCGGAATCAGTAAACCTAACCTATGTTTGAGATAAATAGTATCCGTGTATTTCCAACCATCTTTTTTGGATTCTGCATCAGAATGGATTTGGTATGAAACCCAATCGGAAAAAGGAATTTCCAAATCATTCATTCCTTGAGTATCTCCAAACCGAACCTGTTTCGATTCTCCGTCCACTTGTACATGGTAGGAAAACGAATTGGTTTCCTGATACGATTTCACGCAAACCAAACTGAGTGGGGTAAACGTGAGAAGGGAAAAGAGAATCCCTTTTTTACCGATCATGGGGTGTTTCCAAAAAAGGATTCCGAGTAAAGAGAGAATCCCCCAAACAATCGCTCCCAATAATAGTACGTAAGGATGTACATTTGCCCCTTGGATGAGAATTGAGTTTTGTAAAAATGTTGTTTCCACGTGCGAAAAAATCTCTTTGATTTTTTTGAATTTGTCAACTAACCTTATGCCAATGAAAATCAGATTTATATCCGTCTGGATCGTACTCGGATCTTTGTACCTCCTTCCTTATCATTCCAGATTACTCGCAAAAGAGATTCCTAAATTAGAATCGAGAGTTACTTTTGAAGAAGGAACAATCCCTAAAGATGTGGCTTTGGAGTGGGAAATAATCCTTGCCGAACACGAAAAACAAACTTCAAACCAAGTGGCGATCCTTGTCGTACATTCTCTCGAAGGTGAGATCTTAGAAGAGTATAGCTTAAAAGTGGCGGAAAACTGGAAACTTGGTAGGGAAGGTTTGGATAATGGAGTCCTAGTTTTACTTGCGACTGATGACAGAAAAGTACGGATTGAAGTTGGTTATGGTTTAGAAGGTGTTCTCACTGATGTATATTGCAAACGAATCATCTATGATACGATGATCCCTCATTTCAGAAAAGGAGATTACCCAACAGGGATACGATTGGGATTGGAACAGTTGTTACAAACCGCAACAGTTGGAGTCACTCCAGAAGAACCATCCTTATTTCAAAAATTCAAATCCTTTCGAGGTTTTGATTTCCAAGGAAATTGGTTTTTATACCCACTAGGTTGTTTGTTTATAGGTGTTTTGTTTTTATTCGCTTTTATTTCGGCCTTTCATTATGAAGCGGAAGGAATTGGTATGTTCTTTTTCATATTGGTATTCTTCCAATGGGTTCCAACTATGTTCTTTGGTTATTCTGCTTGGCTATTTTGTAATTTGGTTTATGGATTCGGTTTTGTTTTTGTACGACTCACAAGGGATAAAGTGAAATGGGTAAAACACATTGCATCGAAGGTAACAGACAATGTATTTTTTTCATCTGGTGGATTTTCTGGAAGTAGTGGGAGTGGGTCATCAGGAGGTTCGGGTGGTGGATTCAGTGGAGGAGGTGGAAGTTTTGGAGGTGGGGGATCAAGTGGAAGTTGGTAATGAAAGTAAGCTCGGCTTACCTGAATCTTGGAATCAATTTTTTTTTGCGATTACCGAACCGTACCAAAAGTTATCTGTCATTCGGACGACTAAAAATTTTTAACCTGATAAGCGCAATGTTTATCACCGACAACACCTCTTTCCTTTATTTGGATTTGAGTCCGAGCCAGTCTAAGATCCGTTCCACTGCTTCCTCTTTCGAAAGTTTGGATAAGTTCAATTTAAAGTGTGCTGCTTCTTGGTAAATAGGAAGACGTTTTTCTAAAATGGTACGATATGATGTTACTTTGGATAGGTCGGGTCTAGTCTGATCCCCTTTTACTTTTTCTACAAGTTCTTCAATGCCACGTTCTAAGTAGACAATCCGACCAATTTTACGTAATAGATCCAACTTTCTTTGGCTCACAATTTCATTGCCAACATCATCTAAATCAAATAAAATTCCACCACCACAATCTAAAATGATTCCATTTGCATTTTGCAGTTTTTGTAAAATAGAATATTCTAATTCGCGAAAAGCTTTCCAGCCGTTTTTTTCTACAAACTTAGGGATGGGTAACCCACCAGCTTCATAAACTGCTATGGAATCTGTTGAAACTGCTGGAATTTCTGTTTGTTTTGATAAAGTACGTGAAACCTTTGATTTCCCAGCGCCTCTTGCCCCTATGAAAATGATATTCATCTAAGAGTGAATCCTTAGTTTGTTTTAAACATTTAACAAATCGGCAAGACCTGCTTGTAAGTCAGGAATGTGAACAAAGTATGTTTCGATATCCGCATCGGTTACCCCAGTTTGGCTGAGTGCAAATGGTGAAATTGGAACGGATTCTCCACCAATGTCTATCCCGATACCCGATACGACTATGAGGATACTGGCAATGTGAACCACTGAAGTCAGTAGTGGATTTACTTTAGAATTTTCAGGAGAGAGGTAGTTTGCCACCACATCTGTAAGGTCAACAGGGAAGTTCCATCGTTTTAAAAGTGTTTCCGAAACTTCCATGTGTGTGTAACCGAAGTATTTTTTT
The Leptospira levettii genome window above contains:
- a CDS encoding TPM domain-containing protein, with the protein product MPMKIRFISVWIVLGSLYLLPYHSRLLAKEIPKLESRVTFEEGTIPKDVALEWEIILAEHEKQTSNQVAILVVHSLEGEILEEYSLKVAENWKLGREGLDNGVLVLLATDDRKVRIEVGYGLEGVLTDVYCKRIIYDTMIPHFRKGDYPTGIRLGLEQLLQTATVGVTPEEPSLFQKFKSFRGFDFQGNWFLYPLGCLFIGVLFLFAFISAFHYEAEGIGMFFFILVFFQWVPTMFFGYSAWLFCNLVYGFGFVFVRLTRDKVKWVKHIASKVTDNVFFSSGGFSGSSGSGSSGGSGGGFSGGGGSFGGGGSSGSW
- a CDS encoding shikimate kinase, encoding MNIIFIGARGAGKSKVSRTLSKQTEIPAVSTDSIAVYEAGGLPIPKFVEKNGWKAFRELEYSILQKLQNANGIILDCGGGILFDLDDVGNEIVSQRKLDLLRKIGRIVYLERGIEELVEKVKGDQTRPDLSKVTSYRTILEKRLPIYQEAAHFKLNLSKLSKEEAVERILDWLGLKSK